From the genome of Nicotiana sylvestris chromosome 2, ASM39365v2, whole genome shotgun sequence, one region includes:
- the LOC138885045 gene encoding uncharacterized protein, producing the protein MNQLAKAQLQQVQSPRQVNVMEGVNMLVNKRRQRGQQGQVRIDIHDNEVETQDDVNPSREHVIDMPEMVVPKAKAPLPRPRPPYPQRLAKQKNENQLKKFIEMMKSLSINVPLVEALEQMLGYAKFMKELVTKKRSMDCDSIKMTHQVSAIVHSSKA; encoded by the exons atgaaccagttggcaaaagctcaattgcaacaagttcaatcGCCGAGACAAGTAAATGTTATGGAAGGTGTTAACATGTTGGTCAACAAGAggcgacaaagaggtcaacaaggtcaag tgagaattgatattcatgataatgaggtagagactcaagatgatgtgaacccgtctagggaacacgtaatagataTGCCAGAAATGGTAGTGCCCAAGGCTAAGGCTCCCTTACCAAGGCCTCgtccaccttaccctcaaagacttgcgaagcaaaagaatgaaaaccaattaaaaaagtttattgagatgatgaaaagcttgtcgatcaatgttcctttggtggaagctcttgagcaaatgcTGGGATACGCCAAGTTTATGAAAGAATTGGTGACTAAAAAGAGATCTATGGATTGTGATtccatcaaaatgactcatcaagtaagtgcaattgtgcactcgtccaaagcttga